A part of Acipenser ruthenus chromosome 50, fAciRut3.2 maternal haplotype, whole genome shotgun sequence genomic DNA contains:
- the LOC117967931 gene encoding solute carrier family 35 member G3-like, which produces MVDAYHHCPSSSSDEDDESVKEEEKEEEADEDCLPLPRPLHWTGLSDSMKGLLAALLGGGVPAGFVPLFTRIAHESAHLPPLEVLFGRCLLHLLVSAAVPCLRRSSAGQPSFGPRAAWPRLLTHAVVNLLSVGCAYSSFTLVPAGNASAVRKGASTLASVLLALCLGSGPLSCYDCVGLLGSLLGLLVIVLPDLLLSAHSSASTADLFGYALASLGGLALALGLVIFRTFSHPGRFQGAVFSFGALGALICGPAFTLQEPVWPRGPLAWACLVAVACLALAAFLSSNYAVTKAHPALVCALLHSEVVVSMSLQYAMLGEPVTSFDILGAGVIVGSIAVISAQNFSCDPRPPSEKLSC; this is translated from the coding sequence ATGGTGGACGCCTACCACCACTGTCCATCCAGTTCCTCCGACGAGGACGATGAATCagtgaaggaggaggagaaggaagagGAAGCAGACGAAGACTGCCtccccctgccccgccccctgcACTGGACCGGTCTTTCGGACAGCATGAAAGGTCTGCTGGCTGCCCTGCTGGGTGGGGGGGTGCCGGCCGGCTTCGTGCCTCTCTTCACCCGGATCGCCCACGAGAGCGCGCACCTCCCCCCGCTGGAGGTCCTGTTCGGACGCTGCCTGCTGCACTTGCTGGTGTCGGCCGCGGTGCCCTGCCTGCGGAGGAGCTCCGCCGGACAGCCTTCCTTTGGCCCCCGGGCAGCCTGGCCCCGCCTGCTGACCCACGCCGTGGTCAACCTGCTCTCGGTGGGCTGCGCGTACAGCTCCTTCACGCTGGTGCCGGCGGGGAACGCGTCCGCAGTGCGCAAGGGCGCCTCCACCCTGGCCTCCGTCCTGCTGGCCCTGTGCCTGGGCAGCGGCCCGCTGAGCTGCTACGACTGCGTGGGgctgctgggcagcctgctggggctgctggtcATCGTGCTGCCCGACCTCCTCCTCTCTGCACACTCCTCGGCCAGCACGGCGGACCTCTTCGGCTATGCCCTGGCCTCGCTGGGCggcctggccctggccctgggcCTGGTCATCTTCCGGACCTTCTCGCACCCGGGTAGGTTCCAGGGAGCCGTCTTCTCCTTCGGGGCTCTGGGGGCCCTGATCTGCGGCCCTGCCTTCACCCTCCAGGAGCCCGTCTGGCCCCGTGGCCCCCTGGCTTGGGCGTGCCTGGTGGCGGTCGCCTGCCTGGCTCTGGCCGCGTTCCTCTCCTCAAACTACGCCGTGACGAAGGCGCACCCGGCCCTGGTGTGCGCTCTGCTGCACTCCGAGGTGGTGGTGTCCATGAGTCTGCAGTACGCGATGCTGGGGGAGCCCGTCACCTCCTTCGATATATTGGGGGCCGGAGTCATCGTGGGCAGCATCGCGGTGATCAGCGCCCAGAACTTCAGCTGCGACCCCCGCCCCCCGAGCGAGAAACTGAGCTGCTGA
- the LOC117404438 gene encoding zinc finger and BTB domain-containing protein 38: protein MVSMAEALDSGHPSALLSHLNNQRTCGGLFCDITLIVGESKFRAHQNILSACSLYFKELLSSSSSSPLPPPRHAPLHSERVLELPELKPDIFADVLDYIYTSRVYLRGFKRTKELAKAGKRLGIPFLENIAEEQGSKSSKIGIKAAGDTTTTAQPSDLPCNFTPRFLGGNEQQVSSYAGPEDSASAQWRMAASASVQQLNPRAGLQSPSPVDLTAPARKDSESHQSSSPIAQFQSVSHLLPPQGTVPTFPATGLQPLPPETTTPRTARDTGRSPAAASYAENFDSERSTAETAKILFTLRTAAFKGMGNNSETAVRKAADDAASEDGFTTANSTSEGLLLLPPPEHLGPTRPSVKGFLCRVCKRSFSSASSLSTHLKLHRAERALSCRHCGRAFIHNKRLQSHEAVCREAPQKGSPAPLAAGRPKKLLQSCEQGEEGEEETGEEKEEEEEEEEERNPEPEPSGAKSSTNKKGRGIPVRPRSFQRMDLLAEEDHFVKVVDGHIIYFCTVCERSYMTLSSLKRHSNVHSWRRKYPCRYCEKVFALAEYRTKHEVWHTGERRYQCIFCWEAFVTYYNLKTHQKSSHGINPGLISSEKTANGGYKQKLNALKLYRLLPMRSQKRAYKTYSQALSESILPSLTAPLDNGLPESPGSEGLCSLGLHPGGAGDYIFPAPLDPATLEQGEITNPTGPHNQSSPAMHGIREGEMVEEAAKSLLESRTGFPSADGSVNTVIAYGHPKPSVIVHGTAVSSVIVHSNQVASTSTNNCSSSSSYPSRRPSSEPSKVPPPIKKQVLKEYIQSQKRASSEETEEEGRRSVGEDKRSQKPCKSSANGNSVTYVAKPAYVGASSETRGGAPLCQITVRIGEEAIVKRSISETDLMRDKGPPANKTKRMDPQHKETNQHQYQHQHHNKETNQHQHQHQHLHRNKETNQHQRQHLHLHRNKETNQDQRQHLHHNKGAEPEKNKKCKASRLREYNFRREVREEESDQDAEDNLWRPYYTYKPKRKTLHVQKVKKSSWRRKLRYKRSLRLMKRAEKLLGRSLDEGGDCKSSAGLQDEQGAPEEEEEEEEQEKCQICEETFPDFLSLEKHERNHRTGKAFECPTCGRQFSTVKKLDKHELTHLMEFVCLRCQESFRNRALMEAHQKTHQAESENRFPPERAFVTESKETGYPEKSNLPRLGRRPSVRHTCTSCSKVCKTVAALGRHMKRHEAEREDSTEPGPELYPTAAAEAEAEATDLDHDLEANRDQAKSIPVINYTTSAADETSEGLAEVSSYEPQYDNPGKTQIESDQATPTQLSEISSNNEQVVLENPGSSPLGSKIVPPPGSPEAAAPARAEDPSGSVQSVLVLNSRDCLDSCQQQEAVTSYRAIRSPVGQPQGPLLITGTTEHCEPGLRSQSYNLQDECTDHQCHTGSATPRLNGTAEGTVRSDEGNNAQNNYEQDTGPYSYQSTPMMSHAGREDDDGPQNLVMSHAGPSPPPPPEQAAMSRTRDEASERGEMESRGQEELPVRGMMSHAGIEAPLSAQELMMSHLAREALPAPDLMRTHMGRAAAPQELMMSRNGRSEGLAMMMMRAPQKEEKPPATEFTTTQTTAGTANTATAAAHGRLMPQTTTSNKCPHKRIKSPSLGANTLAQELLKPHLGPNATVRDVARMAHEGLIPQNLMMHRGTGDSVRAENPLTPHQSEELQDSAPQDLRMATTFPVQEFPLPLLAPAGCRSSKKHQESPLLSYPAAAMQFGDLGKMSSGDLAKLPFYPDPYQLLYGPQLLAYPYNLAALPMALNMVVPNEKGQPLPFLPTLFSYVNPCTGLVQEPHLVAKSSRRGDHRDAVNQ from the coding sequence ATGGTGTCCATGGCAGAGGCCTTGGACTCTGGCCACCCCAGCGCCCTCCTCTCGCACCTGAACAACCAGCGCACGTGTGGCGGACTGTTCTGTGACATCACACTCATCGTGGGGGAATCCAAGTTCAGGGCTCACCAGAACATCCTGTCTGCCTGCAGCCTGTACTTCAAAGAGctgctctcctcctcctcctcctctcctcttcctcctcctcgtcACGCCCCCCTCCACAGCGAGCGAGTTCTTGAGTTGCCAGAGCTGAAGCCAGATATTTTCGCGGACGTCTTGGATTACATATACACCTCCAGGGTCTACCTCCGCGGTTTCAAGCGTACCAAGGAGCTTGCCAAAGCCGGGAAGAGGCTGGGGATCCCGTTCCTGGAGAACATAGCGGAGGAACAGGGAAGCAAATCCAGCAAGATAGGCATCAAAGCAGCCGGCGATACGACCACAACAGCTCAGCCCTCGGACCTCCCCTGCAACTTTACACCAAGGTTTCTCGGGGGAAACGAGCAGCAAGTGTCTTCATACGCCGGGCCGGAGGACTCCGCAAGCGCACAGTGGAGGATGGCGGCCTCAGCATCAGTGCAGCAACTCAACCCCAGGGCTGGGCTTCAATCTCCGTCTCCAGTGGACCTGACGGCCCCAGCCAGGAAGGACTCTGAGTCGCACCAATCTTCTTCCCCCATTGCTCAGTTCCAAAGTGTTTCACATTTACTTCCCCCCCAGGGCACTGTACCGACTTTTCCCGCCACGGGCCTTCAGCCCTTGCCTCCAGAGACAACCACTCCCAGGACAGCGAGAGACACAGGCCGCAGCCCCGCAGCCGCAAGCTACGCTGAAAACTTCGATTCCGAACGGTCTACCGCAGAAACGGCTAAGATACTGTTCACTCTGCGCACAGCTGCATTCAAAGGAATGGGTAATAACAGCGAAACGGCGGTCCGAAAAGCTGCCGATGACGCCGCGTCCGAAGACGGATTCACCACTGCAAATTCAACATCAgaagggctgctgctgctgccgccacCCGAGCATCTCGGCCCAACCCGTCCTTCTGTAAAGGGGTTCCTCTGCAGGGTGTGTAAGCGGTCTTTCAGCTCGGCCTCTTCCCTGAGCACTCACCTGAAACTGCACAGGGCCGAGAGGGCGCTGTCCTGCAGGCACTGCGGCAGAGCGTTCATCCACAACAAGAGGCTGCAGTCCCACGAGGCCGTCTGCAGAGAGGCGCCACAGAAGGGATCGCCGGCTCCACTGGCGGCGGGCAGACCCAAGAAGCTCCTCCAAAGCTGCGAGCAAGGggaagaaggggaggaggaaACTGGGGAAgagaaggaggaagaggaggaggaggaggaggagaggaatcCTGAGCCAGAACCGTCAGGTGCCAAGTCTTCCACCAACAAGAAGGGACGTGGTATTCCGGTACGCCCCCGGAGCTTCCAGAGGATGGACCTGCTTGCGGAGGAGGACCACTTCGTGAAAGTGGTGGACGGCCACATTATCTACTTCTGCACGGTCTGCGAACGCTCCTACATGACTCTGTCAAGCCTCAAGCGACACTCCAACGTGCACTCCTGGCGCAGGAAGTACCCGTGCCGATACTGCGAGAAGGTGTTCGCCCTGGCAGAGTACCGGACCAAGCACGAGGTGTGGCACACTGGGGAGAGGCGCTACCAGTGCATCTTCTGCTGGGAGGCCTTCGTCACTTACTACAACCTCAAGACACACCAGAAGTCTTCCCACGGCATCAACCCTGGCCTGATCAGCAGTGAGAAGACAGCCAACGGTGGCTACAAGCAGAAACTAAATGCCCTCAAACTCTACCGCTTGTTGCCCATGAGATCCCAGAAAAGGGCTTACAAAACATACAGCCAGGCCCTTTCTGAAAGCATTCTGCCTTCTCTGACAGCGCCTTTGGACAATGGGCTTCCTGAGTCTCCGGGTTCTGAGGGGTTATGCTCTCTGGGTCTGCACCCGGGGGGTGCTGGGGATTATATATTTCCGGCACCGCTGGACCCTGCCACTTTGGAACAAGGGGAAATAACAAACCCCACCGGTCCACACAACCAGTCTAGTCCTGCTATGCATGGGATAAGGGAGGGGGAGATGGTCGAGGAAGCAGCAAAAAGCCTGCTGGAAAGCAGAACAGGTTTTCCAAGCGCAGATGGTTCTGTCAACACGGTTATTGCGTACGGTCACCCCAAGCCCTCTGTGATCGTGCATGGCACAGCTGTCTCCTCTGTTATCGTGCACAGCAACCAGGTTGCATCGACGTCCACGAacaactgcagcagcagcagcagctatccGAGTCGTCGCCCCTCGTCCGAACCCTCAAAAGTCCCCCCACCCATCAAGAAACAGGTCCTGAAGGAATACATCCAGTCCCAGAAAAGAGCTTCCAGTGAGGAAACAGAAGAAGAAGGGAGGAGAAGCGTAGGGGAAGACAAAAGATCACAGAAACCTTGCAAGAGCTCCGCCAACGGCAACAGCGTTACCTATGTGGCCAAGCCGGCGTACGTGGGAGCGTCTTCAGAGACCAGAGGCGGCGCCCCCTTGTGCCAGATCACTGTGCGCATCGGGGAGGAAGCCATCGTGAAGAGGAGCATCTCTGAAACGGACCTGATGAGGGACAAGGGTCCCCCTGCCAACAAGACCAAAAGAATGGACCCTCAGCACAAGGAGACGAACCAGCACCAGTACCAGCACCAACACCACAACAAGGAGACGAACCAGcatcaacaccaacaccaacacctgCACCGCAACAAGGAGACAAACCAGCACCAACGCCAACACCTACATCTGCACCGCAACAAGGAGACAAACCAGGACCAACGCCAACACCTACACCACAACAAGGGGGCTGAACCAGAGAAGAATAAGAAGTGTAAAGCGAGCAGATTGAGGGAATACAATTTCCgcagggaggtgagggaggaggagagTGACCAGGACGCTGAGGACAACCTCTGGCGGCCTTACTACACCTATAAGCCCAAGAGGAAGACCCTGCACGTTCAGAAAGTAAAAAAATCCAGCTGGAGGCGGAAACTCCGATACAAGCGCTCGCTGCGGCTGATGAAGAGGGCGGAAAAGCTCTTGGGCCGAAGCTTAGACGAGGGCGGCGACTGCAAGTCAAGCGCCGGTCTTCAGGATGAGCAAGGAGCGcccgaagaggaggaggaggaggaggagcaggagaagTGCCAGATCTGTGAAGAAACCTTCCCGGATTTCCTCTCTCTGGAGAAACACGAGAGGAACCATCGGACGGGCAAGGCCTTCGAATGCCCCACCTGCGGCAGGCAATTTTCCACTGTGAAAAAACTGGACAAGCACGAGCTGACCCACCTGATGGAGTTCGTATGCTTGCGGTGTCAGGAGTCCTTCAGGAACAGGGCGCTCATGGAGGCGCATCAGAAGACGCACCAGGCTGAAAGCGAGAACCGTTTCCCCCCGGAGCGGGCGTTCGTGACCGAATCCAAAGAAACGGGCTACCCAGAGAAAAGTAACCTGCCCCGGCTAGGGAGAAGGCCGTCTGTCCGGCACACCTGCACCTCCTGTTCCAAAGTCTGCAAGACTGTAGCAGCACTGGGGAGGCACATGAAAAGGCACGAGGCAGAGAGAGAAGATTCAACAGAGCCTGGACCTGAACTGTATcccacagcagcagcagaagcagaagcagaagcaacAGACTTAGACCATGATTTAGAAGCAAACAGAGATCAGGCTAAATCTATCCCTGTTATTAATTACACCACATCAGCAGCAGACGAGACAAGCGAAGGCCTGGCCGAGGTGAGCAGTTACGAGCCTCAATATGACAACCCGGGAAAAACTCAGATTGAGTCTGACCAGGCAACGCCGACACAGCTGTCTGAAATATCTTCCAATAATGAACAAGTAGTCCTGGAAAATCCTGGCTCAAGTCCACTGGGAAGCAAGATTGTTCCCCCACCTGGGAGCCCGGAAGCTGCAGCTCCAGCCAGGGCTGAGGATCCCAGTGGTTCGGTCCAGAGTGTTCTGGTTCTGAACAGCAGAGACTGTTTGGACTCTTGTCAGCAGCAGGAGGCTGTGACGTCTTACAGGGCCATAAGAAGCCCGGTTGGACAGCCTCAGGGACCACTGCTGATAACTGGGACCACAGAACACTGTGAGCCAGGGCTGCGTTCTCAGAGTTATAACCTCCAAGATGAGTGCACAGATCACCAGTGCCATACAGGCAGTGCTACACCAAGACTCAATGGAACTGCAGAGGGAACAGTGAGATCAGATGAAGGAAACAATGCTCAGAACAATTACGAACAGGACACTGGCCCATACAGTTATCAAAGCACTCCGATGATGTCACACGCCGGAAGGGAGGACGATGATGGTCCCCAGAACCTGGTGATGTCACACGCAGGACcaagccctcctcctcctccggagCAAGCCGCGATGTCACGGACGAGAGATGAGGCTTCCGAACGTGGCGAAATGGAATCGCGTGGGCAGGAAGAGCTTCCTGTGCGGGGGATGATGTCGCACGCAGGAATTGAGGCCCCTCTGTCTGCACAGGAACTGATGATGTCCCACCTAGCTAGAGAAGCTCTTCCTGCACCAGATCTGATGAGAACGCACATGGGAAGGGCTGCGGCTCCACAAGAACTGATGATGTCACGTAACGGGAGGTCGGAGGGGCTggcaatgatgatgatgagggcGCCTCAGAAAGAGGAAAAGCCCCCGGCTACAGAATTCACTACGACTCAAACCACTGCAGGCACCGCTAACACTGCCACTGCTGCTGCACATGGACGTCTCATGCCACAGACCACCACTTCCAACAAGTGCCCCCATAAAAGGATCAAATCGCCAAGCCTGGGTGCAAACACTCTGGCACAAGAACTGCTGAAGCCTCACTTGGGGCCTAACGCGACCGTCCGGGACGTGGCGAGGATGGCGCACGAAGGCCTGATTCCGCAGAACCTGATGATGCACCGCGGAACCGGAGACAGCGTGCGCGCCGAGAACCCGCTCACTCCCCACCAGTCCGAAGAGCTTCAAGACTCTGCTCCGCAGGACCTCCGCATGGCGACGACCTTTCCGGTTCAGGAGTTCCCTCTGCCTCTCCTGGCGCCTGCCGGCTGCCGATCCAGCAAAAAACACCAGGAAAGCCCCCTGCTCTCCTACCCAGCCGCTGCCATGCAGTTTGGCGACCTGGGCAAGATGTCTAGCGGTGATCTCGCAAAGCTGCCTTTTTACCCGGACCCCTACCAACTGCTCTATGGGCCCCAGCTCCTGGCGTACCCTTACAACCTGGCGGCTCTGCCCATGGCTTTGAACATGGTGGTCCCCAATGAAAAAGGGCAGCCTCTCCCATTCCTGCCGACCCTCTTCAGCTACGTGAACCCCTGTACGGGGCTCGTGCAGGAGCCCCACCTGGTAGCTAAATCGAGTAGGAGGGGCGACCACCGCGATGCCGTGAATCAGTAG